One Sanguibacter keddieii DSM 10542 genomic window carries:
- a CDS encoding LmeA family phospholipid-binding protein gives MTHAGGRDQAGRSRRRRIQTWWRWASRPQRRLVVAAVVAVVAAGPLEWSLRTHTADVVRYEVERTVGASGDVDVRLGGWPLIPQVVRGSLSSVTVTLETTTCGDLALDDVTLTGSDVRPSVPYVHDLSVRAVVSPEAIQAALDRDGGEDLDVTTDAGRLAVTAPADDRAHPLEVSVVDHRRVTFAVDDSTPAGTDLAERIANLSFDTSCPASFGWIDAATVDDAGIILTGHTAAAALYEREAS, from the coding sequence ATGACGCACGCAGGGGGACGCGACCAGGCGGGACGGTCGCGCCGTCGCAGGATCCAGACCTGGTGGCGGTGGGCTTCCCGGCCGCAGCGCAGGCTGGTGGTCGCCGCTGTCGTGGCCGTCGTCGCCGCCGGTCCGCTCGAGTGGTCGCTGAGGACCCACACCGCCGACGTCGTGAGGTACGAGGTCGAGCGCACGGTCGGCGCCTCGGGCGACGTCGACGTCCGACTCGGAGGCTGGCCCCTCATCCCACAGGTGGTCCGGGGCTCGCTGTCGAGCGTCACGGTGACGCTGGAGACGACGACCTGCGGCGACCTCGCGCTCGACGACGTCACGCTCACGGGGTCTGACGTCCGGCCGTCGGTGCCCTACGTGCACGACCTGTCCGTCCGTGCTGTTGTCTCTCCCGAGGCGATCCAGGCCGCACTCGACCGAGACGGCGGCGAGGACCTCGATGTCACGACCGACGCCGGGCGCCTCGCGGTGACCGCACCAGCCGACGACCGCGCCCACCCCCTGGAGGTCTCGGTCGTCGACCACCGTCGCGTCACCTTCGCCGTCGACGACAGCACTCCGGCGGGCACGGACCTCGCCGAGAGGATCGCGAACCTCTCCTTCGACACCTCGTGCCCGGCCTCGTTCGGCTGGATCGATGCCGCGACCGTCGACGACGCGGGCATCATCCTGACCGGCCACACAGCGGCCGCGGCCCTCTACGAACGTGAGGCTTCCTAG